A single window of Meiothermus sp. DNA harbors:
- a CDS encoding LacI family DNA-binding transcriptional regulator, with product MADHRPVTSQQVAKRAGVSRTTVSFVLNDVPGANISEETRQKVLRAAAELGYVPNAAARSLVSGRTLTIGLVVAYAEHLKVDAFIPQLLFSMSQHSHLHGYRVLLETVEDVSRPDAYTDLVRGKHIDGLIAVNVRSDDRQLPELIRRNYPVVLLGFPGWEGYSVVTDGIGAGRRATEHLISLGHTRIAHITFSPEAYVATRDRHLGYRQALEQAGIGYRSSLVRYGNYSAASGYQAMKELLRRKPYPTALFAGNDTIAMGAMAAIHEQGLRIPEDIAVVGYDDIPTAPYMNPPLTTIRVSPVEQGRIAVEMLSALIRGNPPPERQVLLETPLVIRESCGASKHKK from the coding sequence ATGGCCGACCATCGTCCTGTTACCAGTCAACAGGTTGCCAAACGGGCCGGGGTCTCCCGCACTACCGTCTCCTTTGTCCTCAATGACGTTCCGGGGGCCAACATTAGCGAGGAGACCCGGCAGAAAGTGCTGCGGGCGGCTGCAGAGCTGGGCTACGTTCCCAACGCGGCGGCCCGCAGCCTGGTGAGTGGACGCACCCTGACAATTGGGCTGGTGGTGGCCTATGCCGAACATCTAAAAGTGGATGCCTTCATCCCGCAGCTTTTGTTCAGCATGAGCCAGCATAGCCACCTGCATGGATACCGGGTATTGCTGGAAACAGTTGAGGATGTCTCGCGCCCCGATGCCTACACCGACCTGGTAAGGGGCAAGCACATAGATGGGCTTATTGCGGTCAATGTTCGCTCGGATGATCGCCAGCTACCCGAACTGATTCGCCGAAATTATCCCGTGGTTTTGTTGGGTTTTCCCGGCTGGGAGGGTTACTCGGTTGTTACCGATGGGATTGGCGCGGGTCGGCGGGCTACCGAGCACCTGATCTCCTTGGGGCATACCCGCATTGCCCACATTACCTTTTCGCCCGAGGCGTATGTGGCCACCCGGGATCGCCACCTGGGCTACCGACAAGCCCTGGAGCAGGCCGGGATCGGCTACCGCTCGAGCCTGGTGCGCTATGGCAACTACAGCGCAGCCAGTGGCTACCAAGCCATGAAAGAGCTGCTACGGCGCAAACCTTACCCTACGGCGCTGTTTGCCGGCAACGATACCATTGCCATGGGTGCGATGGCCGCCATCCACGAGCAGGGACTGCGTATTCCGGAAGATATTGCAGTGGTGGGTTACGACGACATCCCAACCGCGCCCTACATGAACCCGCCCCTAACCACCATTCGGGTCTCGCCGGTTGAACAAGGCCGCATTGCCGTCGAGATGCTCTCGGCCCTAATTCGCGGCAACCCGCCGCCCGAGCGCCAGGTATTGCTTGAAACACCTTTGGTGATTCGCGAGTCGTGCGGGGCAAGCAAACACAAGAAGTAG
- a CDS encoding glutamine--tRNA ligase/YqeY domain fusion protein, whose product MSTSTPKTRLVSPNFITEIIDEDLKAGRYQKIVTRFPPEPNGYAHLGHAIASYIDFGIAHDYGGECRLRMDDTNPEAERAEYAEALIADMRWLGWDWGPEVSYASNYFEALYQMAEKLILKGLAYVDSVSPEEMARLRGTVDKPGTPSPYRDRSIVENLDLFRRMRAGEFKDGEHVLRAKIDLASPNMKLRDPVLYRIVHAEHYRTGKQWCIYPSYDFAQATTDALDGVTHSLCSLEFVDNRAIYDWLMDHLWGEPPLHQTPRPRQYEFGRRSLEYTVVSKRKLKKLVEGGYVQGWDDPRMPTLAGQRRRGVRPQAIRRFAGQVGISRTNRTVDIALLEGAIRDDLNTTAPRVMAVLRPLKVVLTNLSEPRIVALPYWPQDVIQESPDGLVPLPSGQRVRPEKATRLMTLTPELYIEQDDFAITPPKGFKRLTPGGTVRLKMAGVIRCDRYQTDEAGRVTELFCTLLPEETKAAGVIHWVSAQEAVPAEFRLYDRLFSVPHPEAEAKEQEDEHETPENQDFLRFVNSKSLEVVHGYIEKSVLSDPKDTRYQLERNGYFWQDPLDSRPGALVYNRIVTLKDTWGRHTEQVERREAGGSRPASKEKKVESPVTPPPTAHLTPEQQSRLQSFLAQGIHQAEALVLAREPRLAEFLLQAARSAPIAVLANWVVNDLGSAIRTGECRVTPVGLAGLVKLLEAGEINTRIAKDVLTEAQQSGEDPLEIVQKKGLKQVSDVATLAAIIDRILAENPDKVSAYRAGKTGLLGFFVGQVMRETQGQANPQLVQELVSQKLG is encoded by the coding sequence ATGAGCACATCTACCCCCAAGACCCGCCTTGTGAGTCCTAACTTCATCACCGAGATTATCGATGAAGATCTAAAAGCCGGTCGCTACCAGAAAATTGTGACCCGTTTTCCACCCGAGCCCAACGGCTACGCCCACCTCGGGCACGCTATCGCCAGCTATATAGACTTCGGCATCGCCCACGATTATGGTGGGGAGTGCCGCTTGCGCATGGACGACACCAATCCCGAGGCCGAGCGTGCCGAGTACGCCGAGGCCCTGATTGCCGACATGCGCTGGCTGGGCTGGGACTGGGGGCCGGAAGTTAGCTATGCTTCCAACTATTTTGAGGCGCTCTACCAGATGGCCGAAAAACTGATTTTGAAGGGCCTGGCCTACGTGGACAGCGTTTCGCCCGAGGAGATGGCCCGCCTGCGCGGCACGGTAGACAAGCCCGGCACCCCCAGCCCCTATCGCGACCGGAGCATCGTGGAAAACCTGGATCTGTTCCGCCGGATGCGGGCGGGGGAGTTCAAAGACGGCGAGCATGTGCTGCGGGCCAAGATAGATCTGGCCAGCCCCAACATGAAGCTGCGTGACCCGGTGCTCTACCGCATTGTGCACGCCGAGCACTACCGCACCGGCAAACAATGGTGCATCTACCCCTCCTACGACTTTGCCCAGGCCACCACCGACGCCCTCGACGGGGTAACCCACAGCCTGTGCAGCCTCGAGTTCGTGGACAACCGAGCCATCTACGACTGGCTGATGGATCACCTCTGGGGCGAGCCCCCGCTACACCAAACCCCCCGCCCCCGCCAGTACGAGTTTGGCCGTCGCAGCCTGGAGTACACCGTGGTTTCCAAGCGCAAGCTGAAAAAGCTGGTAGAGGGAGGATATGTCCAGGGCTGGGATGACCCCCGGATGCCCACCCTGGCCGGCCAGCGCCGGCGTGGGGTCAGACCCCAGGCCATCCGCCGGTTTGCCGGTCAGGTCGGCATCTCGCGCACCAACCGCACGGTGGATATTGCGCTATTGGAGGGCGCCATCCGCGACGACCTGAACACCACCGCTCCCCGCGTGATGGCGGTGCTGCGGCCCCTCAAGGTCGTACTCACCAACCTAAGCGAGCCTCGCATCGTTGCCCTCCCCTACTGGCCTCAGGATGTCATCCAGGAGTCGCCCGACGGCCTGGTGCCCCTGCCCAGCGGCCAGCGCGTACGGCCCGAGAAGGCCACCCGCCTGATGACCCTCACCCCCGAGCTCTACATCGAGCAGGACGACTTTGCCATCACCCCCCCCAAGGGCTTCAAGCGCCTGACACCGGGCGGCACCGTGCGCCTCAAAATGGCCGGGGTGATCCGTTGCGACCGCTACCAAACTGACGAGGCCGGGCGCGTCACCGAGCTCTTCTGCACCCTGCTCCCCGAAGAAACCAAAGCCGCCGGGGTGATTCACTGGGTCAGCGCCCAGGAGGCCGTGCCCGCCGAGTTTCGCCTCTACGACCGGCTCTTCAGCGTCCCCCACCCCGAGGCCGAGGCCAAGGAGCAGGAAGACGAGCACGAAACCCCGGAGAACCAGGACTTCTTGCGTTTTGTGAACTCCAAAAGCCTCGAAGTCGTTCACGGCTATATCGAGAAGAGCGTGCTAAGCGACCCCAAAGACACCCGCTACCAGCTCGAGCGCAACGGCTACTTCTGGCAAGACCCCCTAGACTCGAGGCCCGGTGCGCTGGTTTACAACCGCATCGTAACCCTGAAAGACACCTGGGGTCGGCACACCGAGCAGGTCGAAAGACGTGAAGCCGGAGGCTCCAGGCCCGCCAGCAAAGAGAAAAAAGTTGAAAGCCCAGTCACCCCACCGCCCACCGCCCACCTGACCCCCGAGCAGCAGTCCAGGCTGCAAAGCTTCTTGGCCCAGGGCATCCACCAGGCCGAGGCCCTAGTGCTGGCGCGCGAGCCCAGGCTGGCCGAGTTCTTGCTGCAAGCGGCTCGGTCTGCACCGATAGCCGTGCTCGCCAACTGGGTGGTCAACGACCTAGGAAGCGCCATCCGTACGGGCGAATGTAGGGTCACCCCTGTTGGGCTCGCCGGATTGGTAAAGCTCTTAGAGGCTGGCGAGATTAATACGCGCATTGCCAAAGATGTACTGACCGAAGCCCAGCAAAGCGGAGAAGACCCGTTAGAAATCGTGCAAAAGAAGGGTCTAAAACAGGTGAGTGATGTAGCAACCCTGGCAGCCATCATAGACCGCATCCTGGCCGAAAACCCCGACAAGGTCTCGGCCTACCGCGCCGGCAAAACCGGATTGCTGGGCTTCTTCGTGGGCCAGGTCATGCGCGAGACCCAGGGGCAGGCCAACCCCCAGCTAGTCCAGGAACTGGTAAGCCAAAAGCTGGGCTGA
- the murJ gene encoding murein biosynthesis integral membrane protein MurJ, which translates to MSRIVRNTFLVMAGTLSSRLLGQVRQTILTNLPLPDTLKDAFWVAYRIPNLLRELLAEGAIQNALIPVLTSLPPEEAQRFARRFGAFLLGVNLVILGLGLVFAPQIAGALLWLSELSLAQASPLRDPAVFEQLVLLIRLVMPFLLSISMASLFSSMLQSGERFGLTSFSPIAFNVGSIVLMLLFPGSVVALGLSVTLGGALQALVQLPALKGYGLEFRWHPAFRLALARIGPFAFTTSVRQFLNLVLLSILAAYPSAAVTGFQNGELIFTTALGLLAVSPAMAAFPRLSALAGGGDLPAARELLRRMMARLAVPLAFAAAMMVALSPWIVGTLYAITANFSEANRAFTTQTVMALGLALLPWGLNQLLLRGFYAVGQVGQAVSVTVMVALLNTFGYWLLREQGLFVLNLATAIAGWLGLAIYTRRLQTLGMVGLKELGWVVGKAVLAAAPAGWVAYTLAMQFGRPAFFVHNLLPLVLGGLAGLGVFVGLAYLLRLPLKLR; encoded by the coding sequence ATGTCCCGCATCGTTCGCAACACCTTCCTGGTCATGGCCGGCACCCTGTCCAGCCGCCTGCTGGGCCAGGTGCGCCAGACCATCCTGACCAACCTTCCGCTCCCTGACACCCTCAAAGATGCTTTCTGGGTGGCCTACCGCATTCCCAACCTGCTGCGCGAACTGCTGGCCGAAGGGGCCATCCAAAACGCCCTGATTCCGGTGCTCACCAGCCTGCCCCCCGAGGAAGCCCAGCGCTTCGCCCGCCGTTTTGGCGCCTTTTTGTTGGGGGTTAATCTGGTCATCCTGGGCCTGGGCCTGGTGTTTGCGCCCCAGATTGCCGGCGCCCTGCTGTGGCTCTCCGAACTGTCCCTGGCCCAGGCCAGCCCCCTACGTGACCCGGCGGTCTTCGAGCAACTGGTACTCCTAATTCGCCTGGTGATGCCTTTTTTGCTCTCGATCTCGATGGCTTCGCTCTTTTCCTCGATGCTCCAGTCGGGCGAGCGTTTTGGCCTGACCAGCTTCAGCCCCATCGCCTTCAATGTGGGTTCCATCGTGCTCATGCTGCTTTTTCCCGGCAGCGTGGTGGCGCTGGGCCTATCGGTCACGCTGGGGGGCGCACTGCAAGCCCTGGTGCAGCTGCCCGCCCTCAAGGGGTACGGGCTCGAGTTTAGGTGGCACCCAGCCTTCCGCCTGGCCCTGGCCCGCATCGGGCCCTTTGCCTTCACCACCTCCGTGCGGCAGTTTCTGAACCTGGTTCTGCTTAGCATTCTGGCCGCCTACCCCTCGGCCGCCGTCACGGGCTTTCAGAATGGGGAACTCATCTTTACCACCGCATTGGGTTTGCTGGCCGTCTCCCCCGCCATGGCCGCCTTTCCCCGGCTCTCTGCACTGGCGGGCGGCGGCGACCTACCGGCAGCACGCGAGCTGCTCCGCCGCATGATGGCGCGGCTGGCGGTGCCCTTGGCCTTTGCGGCCGCCATGATGGTGGCACTTTCGCCCTGGATCGTGGGAACCTTATACGCCATCACCGCCAACTTCTCCGAGGCCAACCGGGCCTTCACCACCCAGACCGTAATGGCGCTGGGCTTGGCCCTGCTGCCCTGGGGCTTGAATCAACTGCTACTACGGGGTTTCTACGCGGTGGGGCAGGTGGGTCAGGCGGTCAGCGTAACGGTAATGGTGGCCCTGCTGAACACCTTTGGCTACTGGCTGTTGCGCGAACAGGGTCTGTTTGTGCTCAACCTGGCCACGGCCATTGCCGGCTGGCTGGGCCTGGCAATTTATACTCGGCGCCTGCAGACGTTGGGCATGGTGGGGCTAAAAGAGTTGGGCTGGGTGGTAGGCAAAGCAGTATTGGCAGCCGCCCCCGCAGGTTGGGTGGCCTACACGCTAGCCATGCAGTTTGGCAGGCCGGCTTTTTTTGTGCACAATCTCTTGCCCTTGGTTCTGGGAGGCCTGGCAGGGCTGGGGGTATTTGTAGGGCTGGCCTATTTGCTCAGGCTGCCACTCAAACTACGCTGA
- a CDS encoding NAD-dependent malic enzyme, which produces MTVSRYYDVKRDERGKRYLEPFIEGALLLGLPLLNKGTAFTHEERKALKLEGLLPPHVTSLEEQKERNYRRYRLIENDLEKHIFLRNLQDRNEVLFFALFADHMSEMLPILYTPTVGEAVKQFSHIYRYPRGFAASTDNIHEIDQALANVPLNDVRLAVATDSSAILGIGDQGFGGMAISIGKLAIYTAAGGLGPDKALPIELDVGTNRADLINDPLYLGVRHRRLTGEEYFAFMDRFVEAFRKRYPNAVMQWEDFGKDTAFAVLERYRKVLPSFNDDIQGTGAVTLAGVLSACRIKGENLSDQRILVYGAGAGGAGVAQALLDGLMREGLGQDEALERLFVLDSKGLLLSNRSMEAYKQKFAKDPASIRGWSVSGETPNLYETIVNGKVTVLLGLSGQPGSFTEPIVEAVQAHTAHPVIFPLSNPTSSSEAIPEDILRWTQGKALVAAGSPFAPVELAGKTYDIGQGNNAFVFPGLGFGTVLSKAREVSDAMVLEAAYALYDYTSKHHPGRIYPPTSELREVSQYVASRVIRQAMKEGLAREERLAGLGMEAIQAYVAERFWLPKYLPYKTAGVGR; this is translated from the coding sequence ATGACGGTCAGCCGCTACTATGACGTTAAACGGGATGAGCGAGGCAAGCGCTATTTGGAACCCTTTATCGAAGGCGCGTTGCTTTTGGGGCTCCCCCTTTTGAACAAGGGAACAGCTTTTACCCACGAGGAGCGCAAAGCCCTGAAGCTCGAGGGGCTTCTGCCGCCCCACGTGACCAGCCTCGAGGAGCAAAAAGAACGTAACTACCGGCGGTATCGCCTGATCGAAAACGACCTGGAAAAACACATCTTTCTGCGCAACCTGCAAGATCGCAACGAGGTGCTGTTTTTTGCCCTCTTTGCCGACCATATGAGCGAGATGCTGCCCATCCTCTACACCCCTACGGTGGGTGAAGCGGTAAAGCAGTTCTCACACATCTACCGCTACCCGAGGGGTTTTGCGGCCTCCACCGACAATATTCACGAGATTGACCAGGCTCTTGCCAACGTGCCCCTCAACGACGTACGCCTGGCCGTTGCCACCGATTCCTCGGCCATTCTCGGCATCGGCGACCAGGGGTTTGGAGGCATGGCCATTTCAATTGGCAAACTGGCCATCTATACAGCTGCGGGGGGGCTGGGCCCGGACAAAGCCCTGCCCATCGAACTAGATGTAGGAACCAACCGTGCCGACCTGATCAACGACCCCCTCTACCTGGGGGTGCGCCACCGCAGGCTTACGGGGGAGGAGTACTTTGCCTTCATGGATCGCTTTGTGGAAGCCTTCCGCAAGCGCTACCCCAACGCCGTGATGCAATGGGAAGACTTTGGCAAGGACACGGCTTTTGCGGTGCTCGAGCGCTATCGCAAGGTTCTGCCTTCCTTCAACGACGACATCCAAGGCACCGGCGCGGTCACCCTGGCCGGGGTCTTGTCGGCCTGTCGCATCAAGGGCGAAAACCTGTCCGATCAGCGCATCCTGGTTTATGGCGCAGGGGCCGGGGGGGCCGGGGTAGCGCAGGCCCTGTTGGATGGCCTGATGCGAGAGGGTCTTGGTCAGGACGAAGCCCTGGAGCGCCTGTTTGTGCTGGATTCCAAAGGCTTGTTGCTCAGCAACCGTAGCATGGAGGCTTACAAGCAGAAATTCGCCAAAGACCCGGCCTCGATTCGGGGGTGGTCGGTTTCAGGAGAGACCCCAAACCTGTATGAGACCATTGTCAATGGCAAGGTCACGGTTTTGCTGGGTTTGTCGGGGCAGCCGGGTTCTTTTACCGAGCCCATTGTGGAGGCGGTGCAGGCCCATACCGCGCATCCGGTCATCTTCCCTTTGTCCAACCCTACGAGCTCCTCGGAGGCCATTCCCGAAGACATCCTGCGCTGGACCCAGGGCAAGGCTCTAGTAGCGGCCGGGAGCCCCTTCGCACCGGTTGAACTTGCGGGAAAAACGTATGACATTGGGCAGGGCAACAACGCTTTTGTGTTTCCGGGACTGGGCTTTGGCACGGTGCTCTCCAAAGCCCGCGAGGTTTCGGATGCCATGGTGCTGGAGGCCGCCTATGCCCTTTACGACTACACCAGCAAACACCATCCCGGCCGCATATATCCTCCTACCTCGGAACTACGCGAGGTAAGCCAGTATGTGGCCTCGAGGGTGATCCGCCAGGCCATGAAAGAAGGGCTGGCCCGTGAGGAGCGCCTGGCGGGGCTTGGCATGGAGGCCATCCAGGCCTATGTGGCCGAGCGCTTCTGGCTGCCTAAATACCTGCCCTATAAGACAGCGGGCGTGGGTAGGTAG
- a CDS encoding malate dehydrogenase produces MKPPVRVAVTGAAGQIGYSLLFRIAAGEMLGKDQPVILQLLEITPALKALNGVIMELEDCAFPTLAGIVPTDDPNVAFGDADYALLVGAMPRKQGMERADLLQANGAIFTAQGRALSDNARRHVKVLVVGNPANTNALITYKNAPNLSPRQIHAMTRLDHNRAISQLAARLKVPVTDIKKMTIWGNHSVTQYPDLFHCEVGGKSAYELVGDHDWYVNTYIPKVAKRGAEIIEARGASSAASAASAAIDHMRDWALGTPPGDWVSMAIPSDGSYGIPEGLVYSYPCVCKNGDFEIVQGLDINEFSRSKMDASAKELAEERDAVLQLGLIK; encoded by the coding sequence ATGAAACCCCCCGTCCGTGTGGCAGTGACCGGTGCAGCCGGTCAGATTGGCTACAGCTTGCTGTTTCGCATCGCTGCAGGTGAAATGCTCGGCAAGGATCAGCCGGTAATATTGCAACTGCTGGAGATTACCCCGGCCCTTAAGGCCCTGAATGGGGTGATTATGGAGCTCGAGGACTGCGCTTTCCCGACTCTGGCCGGGATTGTGCCCACCGACGACCCGAACGTAGCCTTTGGCGATGCCGACTACGCGCTATTGGTTGGGGCCATGCCGCGCAAGCAAGGCATGGAGCGCGCAGACTTGCTCCAGGCCAACGGGGCCATCTTCACCGCCCAGGGGCGCGCCCTTTCCGACAATGCCCGCAGGCACGTTAAGGTGCTGGTTGTGGGCAACCCGGCCAATACCAATGCCCTCATCACCTATAAAAACGCTCCCAACCTTTCCCCTCGTCAGATTCACGCCATGACCCGGCTGGATCACAACCGGGCCATCTCCCAACTGGCGGCTCGCCTCAAAGTGCCGGTCACCGACATCAAAAAGATGACCATCTGGGGCAACCACTCGGTGACCCAGTACCCCGACCTTTTCCACTGCGAGGTAGGGGGCAAGAGCGCCTACGAACTGGTGGGCGACCACGATTGGTACGTCAATACCTATATCCCCAAAGTGGCCAAGCGTGGAGCCGAGATCATCGAAGCTCGCGGCGCTTCATCGGCGGCTTCGGCAGCCAGTGCGGCCATCGATCACATGCGCGACTGGGCCCTGGGCACACCTCCTGGCGACTGGGTGAGCATGGCCATCCCCTCCGACGGGTCTTATGGCATCCCCGAAGGGCTGGTCTATAGCTACCCTTGCGTATGCAAAAACGGCGACTTCGAGATTGTCCAGGGCCTGGACATCAACGAGTTCAGCCGCAGCAAGATGGACGCCTCCGCCAAAGAGCTGGCCGAGGAGCGCGACGCGGTGCTGCAACTTGGGCTCATCAAGTAG
- the hspR gene encoding heat shock protein transcriptional repressor HspR, fused homodimer type: MDNKDRPVYIISVAAELVDMHPQTLRLYERKGLIQPKRSGGKTRLYSERDVEKLREIRRLTQELGVNLAGVEEIMKLRDELWALEQRFREEAERLKQELGEKLEALKTPPALPAPGESKKKIDDKERPVYIISVAAELVGMHPQTLRLYEREGLVAPSRTSGKTRLYSERDVEKLREIRRLTQELGVNLAGVEEIIRLRDELDIQQNRLESEIARLRLALLRELTPAQKSEAQKKAKTKAG, encoded by the coding sequence ATGGATAACAAAGACCGCCCTGTGTACATCATTTCGGTAGCCGCCGAACTGGTGGATATGCACCCCCAGACCTTGCGGTTGTACGAGCGCAAGGGCCTGATTCAGCCGAAGCGTTCGGGGGGCAAGACCCGGCTGTACTCCGAGCGGGACGTAGAGAAGCTCCGGGAAATTCGCCGCCTGACCCAAGAGCTCGGGGTCAACCTGGCGGGGGTGGAAGAAATTATGAAGCTGCGCGATGAGCTATGGGCGCTCGAGCAGCGTTTCCGGGAGGAAGCCGAACGCCTCAAGCAGGAACTCGGCGAAAAACTGGAGGCCCTCAAAACCCCCCCGGCCTTGCCGGCCCCCGGCGAGAGCAAGAAGAAAATCGACGATAAAGAACGGCCTGTGTACATCATCTCTGTGGCGGCCGAGCTGGTAGGCATGCATCCCCAGACCCTACGCCTCTACGAACGCGAGGGCTTGGTCGCACCGAGCCGCACCTCCGGCAAGACCCGCCTTTATTCCGAACGAGATGTGGAAAAGCTCCGGGAAATTCGCCGCCTGACCCAAGAGTTGGGCGTTAACTTGGCCGGGGTAGAAGAGATTATCCGTTTACGGGACGAGCTCGACATTCAGCAGAACCGCCTCGAGTCCGAGATTGCCCGCCTGCGCCTGGCCTTGCTGCGTGAACTCACGCCGGCCCAGAAGAGCGAAGCGCAAAAGAAGGCCAAGACCAAAGCGGGCTAA